A DNA window from Candidatus Melainabacteria bacterium contains the following coding sequences:
- the aceA gene encoding isocitrate lyase, producing MTQKTSPKAAPAVPERFAGIVREYTPEQVQLLRPALQNDYVIARRGAERLWAEMHTSPFVAALGAMNGSQATNYVKGGLRAIYLSGWQVAADANLAGETYPDQSLYPSNSAPALVKKLNSALARASQIQKLEGGDLDYFAPIVADAEAGFGGPLQAYELMKSMIEAGASGVHFEDQLASEKKCGHMGGKVLVPTSQFIRTLQAARLAADVLDVPTVLIARTDSLDATLLTNDIDPRDRPFITGERTDEGYFRVKGGLDSAIARALAYAPYVDVLWFETSKPDLEQARKFAAAIHEKFPGKLLSYNCSPSFNWKAHLSDEQISSFMKDLGDLGYKFQFVTLAGWHATNMSAFELARGFAAEGMTAYSRLQQQEFAAEPEGYTAVKHQREVGAGFFDSLAMAVTGGKSSTTALAGSTEEEQFKH from the coding sequence ATGACCCAGAAGACCTCCCCGAAGGCTGCCCCCGCCGTACCGGAACGCTTTGCCGGCATCGTGCGGGAATACACCCCCGAGCAGGTTCAACTGCTGCGCCCCGCCCTGCAGAACGACTACGTCATCGCTCGCCGCGGCGCGGAGCGCCTGTGGGCCGAGATGCACACCTCCCCCTTCGTGGCGGCACTGGGCGCCATGAACGGCTCCCAGGCGACCAACTACGTCAAGGGCGGGCTGCGCGCCATCTACCTGAGCGGCTGGCAGGTGGCTGCCGACGCCAACCTGGCCGGCGAGACCTACCCCGACCAGAGCCTCTACCCGTCCAACAGCGCACCGGCACTGGTGAAGAAGCTGAACAGCGCGCTGGCCCGCGCCAGTCAGATTCAGAAGCTGGAAGGCGGCGACCTCGACTACTTCGCGCCCATCGTCGCCGACGCGGAAGCCGGCTTCGGCGGTCCGCTGCAGGCGTACGAGCTGATGAAGTCGATGATCGAAGCGGGCGCCTCCGGCGTGCACTTCGAAGACCAGCTCGCCTCCGAGAAGAAGTGCGGACACATGGGTGGCAAGGTGCTCGTGCCCACCTCGCAATTCATCCGCACTCTGCAGGCGGCTCGGCTCGCGGCCGACGTCCTCGACGTTCCCACCGTGCTGATCGCGCGCACCGACTCGCTCGACGCCACGCTGCTCACCAACGACATCGACCCACGCGACCGCCCCTTCATCACGGGCGAGCGCACCGACGAGGGCTACTTCCGCGTCAAGGGCGGGCTCGACTCGGCCATCGCCCGAGCGCTGGCCTACGCGCCCTACGTCGACGTGCTCTGGTTCGAGACCTCCAAGCCCGACCTGGAGCAAGCTCGCAAGTTCGCCGCGGCCATCCACGAGAAGTTCCCCGGCAAGCTGCTTTCGTACAACTGCTCGCCCTCCTTCAACTGGAAGGCGCACCTGAGCGACGAGCAGATCTCTTCGTTCATGAAGGACCTGGGTGACCTGGGCTACAAGTTCCAGTTCGTCACCCTGGCCGGCTGGCACGCCACCAACATGAGCGCTTTCGAGCTGGCGCGCGGCTTCGCAGCCGAGGGCATGACCGCCTACTCGCGCCTGCAGCAGCAGGAGTTCGCTGCCGAGCCTGAGGGCTACACCGCCGTCAAGCACCAGCGTGAAGTCGGCGCCGGCTTCTTCGACTCGCTGGCCATGGCAGTGACGGGCGGCAAGTCGTCGACGACGGCGCTGGCCGGCTCCACCGAAGAAGAGCAGTTCAAGCACTAG
- a CDS encoding 30S ribosomal protein S1, whose protein sequence is MKPITVSNNSSTSAFAALLAGLTFNNPEIGDIVDGEVMASTRGGFIVNIRTKSDAFLELDEAGDLKVGDKSRFVVIKKEDSDEEFTVSHKRVASTEQRQAAWSNLTALVKSQATTQAHVTALSRARANDSFAGAQATIDGIKCFIPRRELLFFGNPNNLVGTDIPVKVTSCDNQSGRKGDVILSHARAVQEQQRDFIATLKCGTLVKGKVARILGDEKGALIDLGGTTALLPRNELAQSRSARVADLVKVGEELELEVLRTDAKNGTVHLSRIGAVLSSLKYGQVTGGVVASVTAYGVFVSLQGCIDGLLHDSELDGAAKASFTAGAETSVRIKSVDVKQRRISLTLVGLPKQH, encoded by the coding sequence ATGAAACCGATCACAGTGTCCAACAATTCTTCCACCTCAGCCTTCGCAGCTCTGCTCGCCGGGCTCACCTTCAACAACCCGGAAATCGGCGATATCGTCGACGGAGAGGTGATGGCCTCGACGCGGGGCGGATTCATCGTCAACATCCGCACCAAATCGGATGCCTTCCTCGAACTCGACGAAGCCGGTGACCTGAAAGTGGGCGACAAATCGCGCTTCGTCGTGATCAAGAAAGAAGACAGCGATGAGGAGTTTACCGTCTCCCACAAGCGCGTTGCCTCGACTGAACAACGCCAGGCGGCCTGGAGCAACCTGACGGCGCTGGTCAAAAGCCAGGCTACCACGCAAGCGCATGTGACGGCCCTGTCGCGCGCGCGTGCCAACGATAGCTTCGCCGGCGCCCAGGCCACCATCGACGGTATCAAGTGCTTCATTCCGCGGCGCGAACTGCTCTTCTTCGGCAATCCGAATAACCTCGTCGGCACCGACATTCCGGTGAAAGTGACGAGTTGCGACAACCAGAGCGGGCGCAAAGGCGATGTCATCCTCAGCCACGCGCGAGCCGTGCAAGAGCAGCAGCGCGACTTCATCGCCACTCTCAAGTGCGGTACCCTGGTCAAAGGCAAGGTGGCACGCATCCTCGGCGATGAGAAAGGAGCGCTCATCGACCTGGGCGGCACGACGGCACTCCTGCCCCGCAATGAACTGGCGCAGAGTCGCTCCGCTCGCGTCGCCGACCTGGTCAAGGTCGGTGAAGAACTGGAGCTCGAGGTGCTTCGCACCGACGCCAAAAACGGCACCGTGCACCTCAGTCGCATCGGCGCCGTCTTGAGCTCGCTCAAGTACGGGCAAGTGACCGGCGGCGTGGTGGCGAGCGTGACTGCGTATGGCGTCTTCGTCAGCCTGCAGGGCTGCATCGATGGACTGCTGCACGATTCGGAGCTGGATGGGGCGGCGAAAGCCAGCTTCACCGCAGGCGCCGAAACCTCAGTGCGCATCAAATCAGTGGACGTGAAGCAGCGCCGCATCTCGCTGACGCTGGTTGGCCTGCCCAAGCAGCACTGA
- a CDS encoding tetratricopeptide repeat protein yields MFNSLLQQAKQQVVRDQSANLDEQARNKRIVDARIFRQRTSSKYSEQTLRLDHANLNQVWTECVAEAKEVAAVQNYERAEELLKQSIQYSTNAQQLAFSTSFLAEIYYQQHQYEKAEPLSLKVLALYRQNQDSTNRADLATALHNTAFLYQAMKRFDLAEKHYLEAVQVRSQFMEGTDALMVALIEDYKSCVRERNRTGNPCTKTIQFLSQN; encoded by the coding sequence ATGTTCAACTCTCTTCTTCAACAGGCTAAACAACAAGTTGTACGCGATCAGTCCGCCAATTTAGACGAACAGGCTCGCAACAAGAGAATTGTCGACGCCCGCATATTCAGACAGAGAACATCTTCCAAATACTCCGAGCAGACTCTGCGATTGGACCATGCAAACCTCAACCAGGTCTGGACTGAATGTGTGGCCGAAGCGAAAGAAGTGGCAGCCGTCCAGAACTATGAAAGAGCCGAAGAGCTGCTCAAACAATCAATCCAATATTCAACCAACGCACAGCAGCTCGCTTTCAGCACAAGTTTCCTGGCAGAAATCTACTATCAGCAACATCAATACGAAAAAGCCGAGCCACTGAGCCTGAAAGTGTTGGCTCTGTACAGACAAAACCAGGACTCTACAAATCGGGCTGATCTGGCAACGGCACTGCACAACACGGCTTTCCTGTATCAGGCTATGAAACGGTTCGATCTGGCAGAAAAACACTATCTAGAGGCAGTGCAGGTTCGCTCCCAATTCATGGAGGGTACCGACGCCCTGATGGTGGCATTAATCGAGGACTATAAAAGTTGCGTCCGCGAAAGAAACAGAACAGGCAATCCATGCACAAAAACTATTCAGTTTCTTTCACAAAATTGA
- a CDS encoding beta-glucosidase has protein sequence MERCRFPDGFVWGTGTSAYQIEGSPFADGKGESIWDRFSHTPGRVKNNENGDIACDHYVRYEADIALARKLNLGAYRFSISWPRVQPSGRGQFNEKGLEFYDKLIDAVIARGMEPFITLYHWDLPQALQDEGGWANREVGHLFAEYAAKMVERFGNRVKFWATFNEPWCSAYLGHAWAVHAPGIADEKLAPQVAHNLLVAHGLATIAMRKAAPRPLQIGIVLNQSTPEPLHPEDAQKCEEAWRWDFGQWLDPLLKGYYPAGNAAQIFDLAADDLSIISEKIDYVGINYYFRNVISNSNFSHPLPGSHYTDMQWEVTPTALRTLLTRISREYDYPTLYVTENGAAYDDVVSADGRVHDAKRLEYLREHIKQVRLAIEDGARVKGYFAWSLMDNFEWAEGFSRRFGLIHVDYGTQKRTIKDSGLWFARTAKHNAVACAEAESRRQSGISPAGVICAAALIICTIAYLYLTKH, from the coding sequence CTGGAACGATGTAGATTCCCAGACGGTTTCGTCTGGGGCACCGGTACTTCCGCCTATCAGATCGAGGGCTCGCCCTTTGCCGACGGCAAGGGCGAGTCAATCTGGGATCGCTTCAGTCACACACCCGGTCGAGTCAAGAACAACGAAAATGGTGACATCGCTTGCGATCACTACGTGCGCTATGAAGCCGATATCGCACTGGCCAGGAAGCTCAACCTGGGCGCCTATCGATTCTCGATTTCCTGGCCGCGCGTGCAACCCTCAGGGCGCGGTCAGTTCAACGAGAAAGGGCTCGAGTTCTACGACAAGCTGATTGACGCTGTCATAGCCCGGGGAATGGAGCCCTTCATCACGCTCTACCACTGGGATCTGCCGCAAGCCCTGCAAGACGAAGGCGGTTGGGCGAACCGAGAAGTCGGTCACCTGTTTGCTGAATACGCCGCCAAAATGGTGGAACGGTTCGGCAATCGCGTCAAGTTCTGGGCCACCTTCAACGAACCGTGGTGCTCAGCCTATCTCGGACATGCCTGGGCCGTTCACGCTCCCGGCATCGCCGATGAGAAACTGGCACCACAGGTGGCGCACAATCTGCTTGTGGCGCACGGTCTCGCTACAATCGCCATGCGAAAGGCGGCTCCGCGCCCACTGCAAATTGGCATTGTGCTCAATCAATCGACGCCCGAGCCGCTCCATCCTGAAGATGCGCAGAAGTGCGAAGAGGCATGGCGCTGGGACTTCGGACAATGGCTCGATCCGCTGCTCAAGGGTTACTATCCGGCTGGAAATGCTGCCCAAATATTCGATCTGGCAGCCGATGATCTGAGCATCATCAGTGAGAAGATCGACTACGTGGGCATAAACTATTACTTCCGGAACGTCATCTCGAACAGCAACTTCAGCCATCCGCTGCCTGGCTCGCACTACACCGACATGCAATGGGAAGTCACTCCCACTGCCCTGCGCACCTTGCTGACGCGAATCTCCAGAGAGTATGACTATCCGACGCTCTATGTCACCGAAAATGGTGCGGCATACGACGACGTCGTCTCGGCTGACGGGCGCGTGCATGATGCGAAACGGCTGGAATACTTGCGCGAACACATCAAGCAAGTGCGCCTGGCTATCGAAGACGGTGCACGCGTCAAAGGCTATTTCGCCTGGTCCCTGATGGACAACTTCGAATGGGCCGAAGGTTTTTCCAGGCGCTTCGGCTTGATTCACGTCGACTATGGTACGCAGAAACGGACCATCAAAGACAGCGGTTTGTGGTTCGCACGCACGGCGAAGCACAACGCCGTCGCTTGTGCAGAAGCTGAATCAAGGCGGCAGAGCGGAATCTCACCTGCTGGTGTGATTTGTGCGGCAGCGTTGATCATCTGCACAATTGCGTATCTGTACCTGACCAAACACTGA
- a CDS encoding ABC transporter ATP-binding protein/permease, giving the protein MQRQSHSNWTRGKRKLISSPIPSPHWCGTEWSVPITQIQKGLPWKRLYKIGKPFWASEKRLIALGHLGAVLALLCTDTAMAIYIGHTAGKFSNALQLKATEDFYKYLALYVGLLVLQTPVQVFYGYLRTRLALLWRSWLSTDLFRRYYENQAHRKLTLNTEIDNPDQRMTQDVDTFCNSAIGLSISIIDSLFKVLSFIGVLWIISRTLTGTVLGYAAAGSVIAVLIGKSLVWLAFQQTKNEADLRFKVASARAEAESIAFCKGEPIAFAQARSALKNVIDILLRVAAVNRNIQLFTTCYNLLMPLIPMAIMAPYYFNGEIEFGKIAEAGIAFAAIFNGSTLLIGQFAGISGFAANINRLGGFIEAIDDINAQKVPTEPHIEVTEGKEIVFNDVSVFGPNPQHPIVDALNLRIPAGSSLLVTGPHPAQTSALVRVMAGFWTAGSGHLQRNSFENTMFLPQDPYLPDCSLRQFLSVPEGVDETRVKQVLQSVKLGHVFDMSGGLDSEQNWKVLLTKSEVHRLVLARVVLGKRECVIADEITYAVEPGETALLYAILGTLGSTVISVGQPSQLAQYHDQVLELLDDGTWRVYPAKQYREFPKIPLLHARPICLMAPGECDEHY; this is encoded by the coding sequence CTGCAAAGACAATCTCACTCGAACTGGACTCGTGGCAAGCGAAAGTTGATCTCGAGCCCAATTCCCTCACCACACTGGTGTGGCACTGAATGGAGTGTTCCAATCACACAAATTCAGAAAGGTCTTCCGTGGAAACGTCTGTACAAGATTGGCAAACCGTTCTGGGCGTCTGAGAAGCGACTGATCGCACTCGGGCACCTGGGAGCCGTCTTGGCGTTGCTGTGCACGGACACCGCAATGGCTATCTACATCGGCCATACTGCGGGCAAGTTCTCGAACGCACTGCAATTGAAGGCGACCGAAGACTTCTACAAGTACCTGGCGTTGTACGTCGGGCTGCTTGTACTGCAGACTCCTGTGCAAGTCTTTTACGGTTACTTGCGCACGCGACTGGCTTTGCTATGGCGCAGCTGGCTCTCCACCGACCTGTTTCGCAGGTACTACGAGAACCAGGCCCATCGCAAGCTGACGCTCAACACCGAAATCGACAATCCGGATCAACGCATGACGCAGGACGTCGATACGTTCTGCAACTCCGCTATCGGCCTGTCGATTTCAATCATCGATTCTCTCTTCAAAGTGCTCAGCTTCATCGGCGTGCTGTGGATCATCTCCAGAACGCTGACCGGCACCGTGCTTGGTTACGCTGCGGCCGGCTCGGTAATTGCAGTGTTGATCGGCAAAAGTCTTGTCTGGCTCGCTTTCCAGCAGACAAAAAACGAAGCCGATCTGCGCTTCAAAGTTGCCAGCGCCCGGGCCGAGGCCGAGTCGATTGCTTTCTGCAAGGGTGAACCAATCGCCTTTGCTCAGGCTCGATCGGCGCTCAAAAACGTCATCGACATTCTGCTTCGAGTGGCGGCCGTGAACAGAAATATTCAACTGTTCACAACCTGCTACAACTTGCTCATGCCACTAATTCCGATGGCAATCATGGCTCCCTATTACTTCAATGGGGAAATCGAGTTCGGCAAAATTGCTGAAGCCGGCATCGCTTTTGCTGCTATCTTCAACGGCTCGACTCTGCTCATCGGTCAGTTCGCAGGCATCAGCGGCTTTGCCGCCAACATCAATCGACTGGGCGGATTCATCGAAGCGATCGATGATATCAATGCTCAGAAAGTGCCCACAGAACCGCACATTGAAGTCACTGAAGGCAAAGAAATCGTCTTCAATGACGTCAGCGTATTTGGACCGAACCCGCAGCATCCCATCGTCGATGCGCTCAATCTGCGCATTCCGGCTGGCTCCAGCCTGCTTGTCACAGGACCGCATCCGGCTCAGACCTCGGCGCTCGTGCGAGTCATGGCCGGCTTCTGGACCGCTGGCAGTGGGCATCTGCAGCGCAACTCGTTCGAAAACACGATGTTCCTGCCTCAAGACCCGTACCTGCCTGACTGCTCGCTGCGGCAATTCCTCAGCGTTCCGGAAGGCGTCGACGAGACTCGCGTCAAACAAGTGCTGCAATCTGTCAAACTCGGACATGTCTTTGATATGTCCGGTGGTCTCGATAGCGAACAAAACTGGAAAGTTCTGCTCACGAAAAGCGAGGTTCACAGGCTTGTTCTGGCACGAGTAGTGCTGGGCAAACGCGAGTGTGTGATTGCCGACGAGATCACCTATGCGGTGGAACCGGGTGAGACTGCGCTCCTCTACGCCATTCTCGGCACGCTGGGAAGCACCGTCATCTCGGTTGGTCAGCCTTCCCAACTGGCCCAGTATCACGACCAGGTGCTCGAACTGCTCGACGACGGCACCTGGAGAGTATATCCCGCCAAGCAGTATCGCGAATTCCCCAAGATTCCGCTGCTGCACGCCCGCCCCATCTGCTTGATGGCACCAGGAGAATGCGATGAACACTACTAG